The following are encoded together in the Salmonella enterica subsp. enterica serovar Choleraesuis genome:
- the hemY gene encoding protoheme IX biogenesis protein HemY has translation MLKIFVLFLLLLAGIVLGPMIAGQQGYVLIQTNSYNIETSVTGLVIMLILLIIVLFAIEWVIRRVCRTGARTHGWFTGRKRSRARKQTSQALLKLAEGDHQQVEKLLTKNADHADQPVVNYLLAAEAAQQRGDEIRANQHLQRAAELSENDPIPVEITRVRLQLARNEDHAARHGVDRLLEVTPRHPEVLRLAEQAYIRTQAWSSLLDILPSMEKAGVGDEAHREELERMAWIGLMDKAMADGGSEGLNAWWQSQPRKTRHQPALQVAMAEHLIECDDHETAQKVILDGVKRQYDERLVLLMPRLKTCKPEAVEHMLRQLIKTHGDRPLLWSTLGQMLMKHAEWQEASLAFRAALKQRPDSFDYAWLADVLDRLHKPEEAAAMRRDGLLLTLKNNPDA, from the coding sequence ATGTTGAAAATATTCGTGTTATTCCTGCTGCTGCTGGCAGGCATCGTGCTGGGCCCAATGATAGCCGGGCAGCAGGGTTACGTGCTGATACAGACCAACAGCTACAACATTGAAACCAGCGTAACCGGTCTGGTTATCATGTTGATTCTGCTAATTATCGTACTGTTCGCCATCGAGTGGGTCATTCGCCGGGTATGTCGCACCGGCGCCCGTACCCACGGCTGGTTCACCGGCCGCAAACGCAGCCGTGCACGCAAGCAAACCAGCCAGGCGCTGCTTAAACTGGCCGAAGGTGACCATCAGCAGGTTGAAAAGCTGCTAACTAAAAATGCCGATCACGCCGATCAGCCGGTCGTTAATTATCTGCTGGCCGCTGAAGCTGCCCAACAGCGCGGTGACGAAATTCGCGCAAACCAGCACCTCCAGCGGGCCGCCGAGCTTTCCGAAAACGACCCTATTCCAGTTGAGATTACCCGCGTACGTTTGCAACTGGCGCGTAATGAAGACCATGCGGCGCGCCACGGCGTAGACCGACTGCTGGAAGTCACGCCTCGTCACCCGGAAGTGCTACGCCTGGCTGAACAGGCCTATATCCGTACCCAGGCCTGGAGCTCATTGCTGGATATTCTGCCATCGATGGAGAAAGCCGGAGTGGGCGATGAAGCGCACCGCGAAGAGCTGGAGCGTATGGCGTGGATTGGCCTGATGGACAAAGCGATGGCCGATGGCGGCAGCGAAGGTCTAAACGCCTGGTGGCAGAGCCAGCCGCGTAAAACTCGCCATCAGCCAGCCTTGCAGGTGGCAATGGCAGAGCATCTTATTGAGTGCGACGACCATGAAACCGCGCAAAAAGTTATCCTCGACGGAGTAAAACGTCAGTATGACGAGCGCCTGGTTCTGCTTATGCCGCGTCTGAAAACCTGCAAACCAGAAGCCGTTGAGCATATGCTACGCCAGCTTATCAAAACCCATGGCGATCGCCCTTTACTGTGGAGCACCCTGGGCCAGATGCTGATGAAGCATGCCGAATGGCAGGAAGCGAGCCTTGCGTTTCGCGCCGCGTTGAAGCAGCGTCCGGACTCGTTTGATTACGCCTGGCTGGCCGACGTTCTCGACCGCCTGCACAAGCCGGAAGAAGCGGCAGCCATGCGCCGCGACGGATTATTACTGACTTTAAAAAATAATCCTGACGCCTGA